A genome region from Bacteroidota bacterium includes the following:
- the gmd gene encoding GDP-mannose 4,6-dehydratase, translated as MAKTALITGVTGQDGAYLAELLLQKGYEVHGIKRRSSLFNTDRIDHLYNDPHEKGKPFHLHFGDLTDSTNLIRTVQEIQPDEIYNLAAQSHVKVSFETPEYTANSDAVGTLRLLEAIRILKLEKKTKFYQASTSEMYGKVQETPQKESTPFYPRSPYGVAKLYAYWIARNYREAYGIFASNGILFNHESPVRGETFVTRKITRAVAKIKLGLQKKLYLGNLDAERDWGHAKDYVEGMWRIVQHNEADDFVLATGKKIKVRTFVEWAFREAGIEVTWKDKHEKEVGVDAKTGNEIVGVDEKYYRPAEVDMLVGDASKAKKLLGWEPKYTVEELVKEMVASDLKLFERDKYLMEGGHKVNNIQE; from the coding sequence ATGGCAAAGACTGCGCTGATCACCGGTGTTACCGGACAAGACGGGGCTTATCTCGCGGAATTACTTTTACAAAAAGGATACGAAGTGCACGGCATCAAACGCCGCAGTTCATTGTTCAACACCGATCGCATCGATCATCTTTACAATGATCCGCACGAAAAGGGAAAACCTTTTCATCTTCACTTCGGCGATCTCACTGATTCCACCAATCTCATTCGCACGGTGCAGGAAATTCAACCCGATGAAATTTATAATCTCGCAGCGCAATCGCATGTAAAAGTTTCTTTCGAAACGCCGGAGTACACTGCGAATTCCGATGCTGTGGGTACGCTGCGTTTACTCGAAGCTATTCGTATTCTCAAACTGGAAAAGAAAACAAAATTCTACCAGGCCTCCACTTCCGAGATGTACGGGAAAGTGCAGGAAACTCCGCAGAAAGAATCTACGCCGTTTTATCCGCGCAGTCCGTATGGTGTTGCAAAACTTTATGCGTACTGGATAGCGAGAAATTACCGGGAAGCTTATGGAATTTTTGCGAGCAACGGAATTCTTTTCAATCATGAAAGCCCTGTGCGCGGAGAAACTTTTGTTACGCGCAAGATTACGCGCGCGGTGGCGAAAATAAAACTCGGACTGCAGAAAAAATTATATCTCGGTAATCTTGATGCGGAGCGCGACTGGGGCCATGCGAAAGATTATGTGGAAGGAATGTGGCGCATTGTCCAGCATAATGAAGCGGATGATTTCGTACTCGCCACAGGAAAAAAAATAAAAGTGAGAACATTCGTGGAGTGGGCTTTTCGTGAAGCAGGAATTGAAGTAACATGGAAAGACAAGCATGAAAAAGAAGTGGGCGTAGATGCAAAAACAGGAAATGAAATTGTGGGCGTGGATGAAAAATATTATCGCCCGGCAGAAGTGGATATGCTCGTAGGCGATGCATCGAAAGCAAAAAAATTACTCGGGTGGGAACCGAAATATACCGTCGAAGAATTAGTGAAAGAAATGGTTGCGTCCGATCTTAAATTATTCGAGCGAGATAAATATCTCATGGAAGGCGGGCATAAAGTGAATAATATCCAGGAGTAA
- a CDS encoding GDP-L-fucose synthase: protein MNLTSKIYIAGHHGMVGSALIRFLSSKGYSNLIYRTSAEIDLREQNSVREFFKKEKPEYVFLAAAKVGGIHANDTYRASFIYDNLMIQSNVIHESYLHKVKKLLFLGSTCIYPKLAPQPLKEEYLLSGKLEPTNEPYALAKIAGIKMCDAYRDQYGCNFISVMPTNMYGTNDNYELNNAHVLPALLRKFHNAKAKKESHVTIWGSGKPRREFMYVDDFSEACLHLMLHFNESGFVNAGTGEDISIGDLALLIKKITGFEGEIKNDLSQPDGTPQKLTDVSKIHSLGWKHKTPLEEGIRKIYSEVKDLFDEELKGHHVLREV, encoded by the coding sequence TTGAATCTCACTTCCAAAATATACATTGCCGGCCACCATGGAATGGTGGGTTCTGCGCTTATCCGTTTTCTCTCGTCAAAAGGATATTCCAATCTCATTTACCGCACCTCGGCAGAGATAGATCTTCGTGAGCAAAATAGTGTAAGAGAATTTTTCAAAAAAGAAAAACCGGAATATGTTTTTCTCGCCGCCGCGAAAGTGGGAGGAATTCATGCGAATGATACCTACCGTGCTTCTTTCATTTACGATAATCTCATGATCCAGTCGAATGTCATTCATGAATCGTATCTGCACAAAGTCAAAAAATTATTGTTCCTCGGTTCCACCTGCATTTATCCGAAACTTGCACCGCAACCGCTGAAAGAAGAATATTTGTTGTCAGGGAAACTCGAACCAACGAATGAGCCGTATGCATTGGCAAAGATCGCCGGAATAAAAATGTGTGATGCTTATCGCGATCAGTACGGATGCAATTTTATTTCTGTGATGCCCACAAATATGTATGGCACCAATGATAATTATGAATTGAACAATGCGCACGTGCTTCCTGCTTTGCTGCGGAAATTTCATAATGCAAAAGCAAAAAAAGAATCGCACGTCACCATCTGGGGCAGCGGCAAACCGAGAAGAGAATTCATGTATGTCGATGATTTTTCAGAAGCGTGCCTGCATCTCATGCTGCATTTTAATGAGTCGGGATTTGTGAATGCGGGAACGGGAGAAGATATTTCCATTGGTGATCTGGCTTTGCTCATCAAAAAAATTACCGGCTTCGAAGGAGAAATTAAAAATGATCTTTCTCAACCCGATGGAACACCGCAGAAACTGACGGACGTTTCAAAAATTCATTCACTCGGATGGAAACATAAAACTCCGCTCGAAGAAGGAATCCGGAAAATTTATTCTGAAGTGAAAGATCTTTTCGATGAAGAATTGAAAGGACATCACGTATTAAGAGAAGTTTAA
- a CDS encoding undecaprenyl/decaprenyl-phosphate alpha-N-acetylglucosaminyl 1-phosphate transferase has protein sequence MVHLLFTLLTSFLIVLLATPALIKVAFLKRLFDEPGDARKLHKRVVPTIGGIIIFAATLFAFSLWFPYDHPETELLKRWIRDFQFIVACMLILFFVGVKDDIIGTAPMKKLAAHIIVGMILVLMGEVRIHSLHGLFGVTEIPLWASIFLSLFTYIVVVNAFNLIDGVDGLAAGVGLIGGLAYGAAFGLGGDIVMGSLGFALAGSLAAFLVFNFSPAKIFMGDSGAMSIGLVLAVLAIKYVEFIPDNTVHPFIHEIFSPVMAMAIIAYALTDTLRIFLWRAIRGVSPFSADRNHMHHLLIDSGMSHAKTVLCIYAASFSVIGVAVLTRLMPVTISFCITGGYVIVISFIPWIRKRMHMKKKGMTGETRHLDSVSAA, from the coding sequence ATGGTTCACCTTTTATTCACGCTGCTTACTTCCTTCCTCATTGTTCTGCTGGCTACACCGGCATTGATCAAAGTTGCATTCCTGAAACGTTTGTTCGATGAACCCGGCGATGCGCGCAAACTGCACAAGCGCGTAGTGCCCACCATTGGAGGAATCATCATTTTCGCCGCCACACTCTTCGCATTTTCATTGTGGTTTCCGTACGATCATCCCGAAACAGAATTACTGAAAAGATGGATCCGCGATTTTCAATTCATCGTTGCATGCATGCTCATTTTATTTTTTGTGGGTGTGAAAGATGATATTATCGGCACGGCGCCAATGAAAAAATTAGCAGCGCACATCATCGTGGGAATGATACTCGTGCTCATGGGCGAAGTGCGCATTCATTCGCTGCATGGACTTTTCGGCGTTACTGAAATTCCATTGTGGGCAAGTATTTTTCTTTCGCTCTTCACGTACATCGTTGTCGTAAACGCATTCAATCTCATTGACGGAGTTGACGGACTTGCAGCAGGCGTTGGCCTCATCGGCGGACTCGCTTACGGAGCTGCATTCGGCCTCGGCGGAGATATTGTTATGGGAAGTCTTGGTTTCGCACTTGCAGGGTCGCTGGCGGCATTTCTTGTTTTCAATTTTTCTCCGGCAAAAATTTTCATGGGCGATTCGGGAGCAATGAGTATTGGATTGGTGCTGGCAGTGCTCGCGATAAAATATGTAGAGTTCATTCCGGATAATACGGTTCATCCTTTCATTCATGAAATTTTTTCTCCGGTAATGGCAATGGCCATCATCGCCTACGCACTCACCGACACGCTGCGCATTTTTCTCTGGAGAGCGATCCGTGGTGTTTCTCCATTCTCTGCCGACAGGAATCACATGCATCATTTGCTTATCGATAGCGGAATGAGCCATGCGAAAACAGTGTTGTGCATTTACGCTGCAAGTTTCTCTGTGATCGGCGTTGCGGTGCTCACGCGACTGATGCCGGTGACAATTTCATTCTGCATTACGGGCGGATACGTAATTGTAATTTCTTTTATTCCCTGGATCAGGAAACGCATGCACATGAAAAAGAAAGGCATGACCGGGGAAACACGCCATCTCGATTCAGTTTCGGCCGCATGA
- a CDS encoding T9SS type A sorting domain-containing protein has translation MKKITFLLLMLLPLFLTAQSPIAFERYYDFGLGFGEEGYCVQQTNDHGYITCGRQTTGIGFSQMLLHKVDSLGNTQWYKLIGTIYENEAFSVKQTSDSGYIMTGYSTDVNYTNFITLVKTDANGNVAWMKNNISPIAALPQGGPGGGHGTDVIQTSDGGYSILAIMTDLDTISSSVLIKTNANGDTLWTKKYRRSFGVGFYSFQQIPDGSYIMAGIVDVSLSPVDESVYLLKTNVNGDTLWSKIYDFAGENTGCYNVEQTTDSGFFLRGGIYHPSSFSTDILIIKTDSFGDSLWSKTIGGNLNEGGEGARQTSDGGFIIAGGTTSYGVGGEDVYLVKTNSGGQTLWQRTFGGISNDQGDYIFQTNDKGFIICGNYSGPFGDGASLYLIKTDSSGNAPTGINEIISDENSVSVFPNPVFATSNIFLKEDKLNGEHIFLLYDFSGKEIRGEVFSGSSYLFNRNDLAGGMYLCVIQNEDGKIIGKAKVIVQ, from the coding sequence ATGAAAAAAATCACTTTTTTATTGTTAATGCTACTGCCACTTTTTCTAACAGCGCAATCTCCAATTGCTTTCGAACGTTATTACGATTTCGGTTTGGGCTTTGGTGAAGAAGGATATTGTGTGCAGCAGACCAACGATCACGGATATATTACTTGCGGTAGGCAGACTACCGGAATTGGATTTTCACAAATGCTCCTGCATAAAGTTGATTCACTTGGGAACACTCAATGGTACAAACTTATCGGTACTATTTATGAAAATGAAGCTTTTTCTGTAAAACAGACTTCAGATAGCGGGTATATTATGACGGGCTATTCTACCGATGTGAATTACACAAACTTTATTACATTGGTAAAAACAGATGCCAATGGGAACGTTGCCTGGATGAAAAACAATATTTCGCCAATTGCTGCTTTGCCACAAGGAGGACCCGGAGGGGGGCACGGTACAGATGTTATACAAACTTCTGATGGTGGCTATTCCATTCTTGCTATAATGACCGATTTGGATACCATAAGTTCCTCTGTTTTGATAAAGACAAATGCTAATGGAGATACCTTATGGACGAAGAAATACAGGCGTTCGTTCGGAGTCGGGTTTTATTCCTTCCAGCAAATTCCGGATGGAAGTTATATAATGGCAGGAATAGTTGATGTTAGTTTGAGTCCTGTTGATGAATCAGTTTATCTTTTAAAGACAAATGTTAATGGTGACACACTTTGGTCGAAAATTTACGATTTTGCCGGAGAAAATACTGGCTGCTATAATGTGGAGCAGACAACCGATAGTGGTTTTTTTCTTAGAGGCGGAATTTATCATCCGTCCTCTTTTTCTACTGACATTTTAATAATCAAAACAGACTCCTTCGGTGATTCCTTATGGTCAAAAACTATTGGTGGTAATTTAAATGAAGGGGGGGAAGGAGCAAGGCAAACTTCAGATGGGGGATTTATCATTGCGGGAGGAACGACAAGTTATGGCGTTGGGGGCGAAGATGTCTATTTAGTGAAAACGAATAGTGGAGGACAAACGTTGTGGCAAAGGACTTTTGGTGGAATCAGTAATGATCAGGGAGATTATATTTTTCAAACTAATGACAAAGGTTTTATCATTTGCGGAAATTATTCCGGCCCTTTTGGTGATGGAGCAAGTCTATACCTCATAAAAACGGACAGCTCAGGAAACGCACCGACAGGAATCAATGAAATAATTTCAGATGAAAATTCTGTTTCTGTTTTTCCAAATCCTGTTTTTGCCACATCAAATATTTTTCTGAAAGAAGACAAGCTTAATGGAGAGCATATTTTTTTACTATATGATTTTTCCGGTAAGGAAATAAGGGGCGAAGTTTTCTCGGGATCATCATATCTGTTTAACAGAAATGATTTGGCGGGTGGAATGTATTTATGTGTTATTCAGAATGAAGATGGAAAAATTATTGGAAAGGCAAAAGTTATTGTACAGTAA
- a CDS encoding aldehyde dehydrogenase family protein, protein MTRTTIKKTYKLYIGGQFPRTESGRYYPLLDKKKNVIADICLASRKDFRNAVVAARSAFGGWSSRFAFNRSQILYRIAEMMEGRKAQFLEELLVQGSSKVNAEKEITLSIDRLVYYAGWCDKYQQISSSVNPVASSHFNFSVPEPTGVVAIVAPQNSSLIGIISVVAPVIAGGNVCIVLASEKFPLCAITFAEVLATSDLPGGVVNILTGKISELLTHMSSHMDVNALVYAGKDQKEITLAKENASLNVKRVFVYDDVWEKGTAQSPHFILDVQEIKTTWHPIENVGAAGAKY, encoded by the coding sequence ATGACAAGAACAACCATAAAAAAAACCTATAAGCTCTACATCGGCGGGCAATTCCCGAGAACCGAATCCGGACGATATTATCCATTGCTCGATAAAAAGAAAAATGTGATCGCCGATATCTGTCTTGCATCACGAAAAGATTTTCGCAATGCAGTTGTTGCGGCGCGTTCTGCATTTGGCGGATGGAGTTCGCGTTTTGCTTTCAATCGCTCGCAGATCCTTTATCGCATTGCAGAAATGATGGAAGGAAGAAAAGCGCAATTTCTTGAGGAACTTTTAGTGCAGGGATCTTCAAAAGTGAATGCAGAAAAGGAAATTACTTTGTCCATCGATCGTCTTGTTTATTATGCAGGATGGTGTGATAAGTACCAGCAGATCTCTTCAAGTGTAAACCCGGTTGCTTCTTCTCATTTCAATTTTTCCGTTCCCGAACCGACCGGAGTCGTTGCAATCGTTGCGCCGCAGAATAGTTCTTTGATCGGAATTATTTCTGTGGTTGCACCTGTTATTGCCGGAGGAAATGTTTGCATTGTCCTTGCTTCCGAAAAATTTCCTTTATGCGCGATCACGTTCGCAGAAGTTCTTGCTACTTCTGATCTTCCCGGTGGGGTAGTGAATATTCTCACCGGAAAAATTTCAGAATTACTCACGCACATGTCCTCGCACATGGATGTGAATGCGCTCGTGTATGCGGGGAAAGACCAGAAAGAAATTACCCTGGCAAAAGAAAATGCATCGCTGAATGTGAAACGCGTTTTTGTTTATGATGATGTTTGGGAAAAAGGAACTGCTCAATCTCCGCATTTCATTCTCGATGTGCAGGAAATAAAAACAACGTGGCATCCGATAGAGAATGTTGGGGCAGCAGGAGCGAAATACTGA
- the thiS gene encoding sulfur carrier protein ThiS, which translates to MEIKVNNVSKKISEQGKFTLQQLLDAEIPGAHKGIAVAVNSNVIPKNNWNDHALLSGDEILIIKATQGG; encoded by the coding sequence ATGGAAATCAAAGTAAACAACGTTTCAAAAAAAATCAGTGAACAGGGAAAGTTCACGCTTCAGCAATTGCTGGATGCGGAAATTCCCGGCGCTCATAAAGGAATTGCTGTGGCAGTGAACAGCAACGTGATCCCGAAAAATAACTGGAATGATCATGCTCTTCTTTCCGGCGATGAAATTCTCATCATCAAAGCCACGCAGGGCGGATGA
- the cysQ gene encoding 3'(2'),5'-bisphosphate nucleotidase CysQ, translating to MTELLHNAIVASLQAGEAIMKVYASDSFEVESKSDNSPLTKADRASHEIIAAHLAKTNIPVLSEEDSKNHPYEKRKKWTRCWIVDPLDGTKEFIKRNGEFTVNIALVENGESILGVIFVPVKNELYYAEKNEGAFLSNDQNRTNIQLPCFKLPQTKTIAGSRSHTSAETEKFVREMEERSGKINFISAGSALKFCLLAKGEAHFYPRFAPTMEWDTAAGQIILEESGGKMVQWPSKEKFVYNRENLRNGWFLATAGNSH from the coding sequence ATGACAGAATTATTACACAACGCGATCGTTGCGTCGTTGCAAGCAGGCGAAGCGATCATGAAAGTTTACGCTTCCGATTCTTTTGAAGTAGAATCAAAATCCGATAATTCTCCATTGACAAAAGCAGATCGTGCTTCGCATGAAATTATTGCTGCGCATCTCGCAAAAACAAATATTCCTGTGCTGAGTGAAGAAGATTCGAAAAATCATCCTTACGAAAAAAGAAAAAAATGGACTCGTTGCTGGATCGTGGATCCGCTCGACGGAACAAAAGAATTCATCAAACGCAATGGAGAATTTACGGTGAATATTGCCCTCGTTGAAAATGGGGAGTCCATTCTCGGTGTGATCTTTGTTCCCGTGAAAAATGAATTGTATTACGCAGAAAAAAATGAAGGTGCATTTCTTTCCAATGACCAGAACCGCACGAATATCCAGTTGCCCTGTTTTAAATTGCCGCAAACAAAAACTATTGCAGGAAGCCGTTCGCATACTTCAGCCGAAACAGAAAAATTTGTTCGCGAAATGGAAGAACGATCAGGAAAAATAAATTTCATTTCCGCAGGCAGCGCTTTGAAATTCTGTTTGCTCGCAAAAGGAGAAGCGCATTTTTATCCGCGGTTTGCGCCAACAATGGAATGGGACACGGCAGCCGGACAAATCATTCTCGAAGAGAGCGGCGGGAAAATGGTACAATGGCCTTCGAAGGAAAAATTCGTTTACAACAGGGAAAATCTGCGCAACGGATGGTTTCTCGCCACAGCCGGAAATTCTCATTAA
- a CDS encoding T9SS type A sorting domain-containing protein yields MKHTQSGCKRITLFASILFSFFAIAQSVQSRLWSVPPKEIIFPALATPNLPAPSAGDYNGSPSFYANNAMHDPNGNLLFFINDGNVYDYQGRFIGSIFANVGGNDFILTGTTEWVIVPVPNHCQQYYLVAGYYSDVSGSSLGGAPRPYYIILDLTLPNQNGNPQAYGDFVGNDGMNGQQLHSHEAFFLDDPTMAGVNNLAYSSASSLGSNMHFAVTPLRPNGSTRFLFIDNVCGAGISRFLVTPNGIIYDNYTVIPTNSDGHGQVRAEMEVVIISDPSDPNVGNYRLAVPYTRVNFTTSAQEMGVFVQDIDFNTGNYIGSAKFVFLPRYFNGTDYITPDVHGLEFSANGKFLYVTHTTPPYIEYSDISQASPTFSALQALSNISPNLNNPQDFQNSQIELGNDGRLYFAASNRLAALSINFSLPPNAVGVFWTDNAIPSVTVPISSAIFPSQVVISSDISDVRLLNDQVDGEVYQVVSQTSPPDGCCLTGTIFTANNYIAGTPGTPNFTTYANANQIWTPTNNPFGGTSTNPVTIVMIKNTLTIPAGKTITIKNMIFKFAPRVYSPNNVPGGEVIILGSSLPNIHGGKLILDNTTFTSYDGCGLGMWEGVEVNGRASLPQAPNLNLSQSQQGWLVLQNNAVISNAYTGTLAGKRATPFPNITWDQNFNGGIITATNSKFLNNTIAVQFRPYTDPSNVLHNYSYFTRCDFLTTINPLNDPHSATRFVIFVQMMQTAGIVFSGNNFNNSSALPSNSVLDMPSNGYGIYGFDANFQVLPACANPQLCTQFIPNTFQNLGYGVLSWSSNPLNSVKIDGSQFLNNYRGVLINFVDYSTITNNHFTIIKYPFLAGPGPAYGIYLNNSTGYQVEANDFAYSTAPINTLAVGSSYGVIVSNSLSANNLIYRNIFHHIYIGCQTQRVNCQVVPNPMNGDPYNPQGLQFICNSFDANSNDNFNIVQPNGCEDFFQGSKTRTADNCFADDNVHYDYWVNFSSTIDPFTNLTHLQTPILYSYSTVGACSTTIPTTITPASITLQDASLTSNFNCTSMIGCNPSCQRTSIAATTNEIANLTSLIDGGITSTLFADINGNMPAGQLKNVLMQSSPYLSDQVLIAYINKHNVPLGNLKDILLANSPLRPAVISAFNGMSSTLPNGIRNNILFAQQGLSPLDGLYGQIAEATANRDFAIDGLIRDFLFDTTIVGGLDSVQFVLKAYLITNGDRCKIAAAQVAAKEFAAATATLDSIAIANNNTLDNSCQLLQILIRLEQSADGCFSLKTDPAFAGDSATLSQIAADTMADGCVGAQALMKAIFNLSFQEVVDLVPNSSSARLASPDQETTEMEQGKIYPNPNNGTMIFSYEIPENSKGILVFYDISGKQVDKFILREGQSTAQISDENLQAGIYFYRFIVDDEQINSGKFVIVK; encoded by the coding sequence ATGAAACACACACAATCCGGATGTAAGAGAATAACGCTATTCGCTTCTATTCTATTCTCATTTTTCGCAATTGCTCAATCAGTACAATCCCGCTTATGGAGTGTTCCTCCTAAGGAAATAATCTTTCCGGCATTAGCCACACCAAATTTACCCGCGCCATCAGCAGGAGATTACAATGGTTCTCCTTCATTCTACGCGAATAATGCGATGCATGATCCGAACGGGAATCTTTTGTTTTTTATTAACGACGGAAATGTTTACGATTACCAGGGACGATTTATCGGGAGCATTTTTGCCAACGTTGGAGGAAATGATTTTATCCTTACCGGAACAACAGAATGGGTTATAGTTCCAGTGCCCAACCACTGCCAGCAGTATTACCTCGTAGCCGGATATTATTCTGATGTTTCCGGATCTTCATTGGGCGGGGCGCCCCGGCCTTACTACATCATTCTTGATTTAACTCTGCCGAATCAAAACGGCAACCCGCAGGCGTATGGAGATTTCGTGGGAAATGATGGAATGAATGGGCAACAGTTACATAGTCATGAAGCATTCTTTTTGGATGATCCGACAATGGCCGGAGTAAACAATCTTGCATACAGCTCAGCATCTTCTTTGGGAAGTAATATGCATTTTGCTGTTACGCCGTTGAGGCCTAATGGAAGTACCAGGTTTCTATTTATTGATAATGTTTGTGGCGCCGGTATAAGCCGCTTTCTTGTAACTCCCAATGGAATTATATATGATAATTACACTGTTATTCCCACTAACTCGGATGGGCACGGCCAGGTGCGTGCAGAAATGGAAGTGGTTATCATTTCTGATCCTTCTGATCCCAACGTTGGAAATTATCGCCTGGCAGTTCCTTACACACGTGTGAACTTTACAACGTCGGCGCAGGAAATGGGTGTGTTTGTGCAGGACATAGATTTTAATACAGGAAATTATATCGGCAGTGCGAAGTTTGTTTTTTTGCCACGCTACTTCAATGGAACAGATTATATTACACCTGATGTTCATGGATTAGAATTTTCTGCCAATGGAAAATTCCTTTATGTTACTCATACAACTCCACCATACATTGAGTACTCTGATATTTCGCAGGCTAGTCCGACATTTTCAGCTCTACAGGCTCTTTCGAATATTTCGCCGAATCTTAATAACCCACAAGATTTTCAAAATTCTCAAATTGAATTGGGAAATGATGGACGTCTGTATTTTGCCGCGTCAAATCGTCTTGCTGCATTAAGTATCAATTTTTCTTTACCGCCAAATGCTGTCGGTGTTTTTTGGACTGACAATGCGATTCCATCTGTCACTGTTCCCATCAGCTCCGCAATTTTTCCTTCGCAAGTAGTAATTTCTTCCGACATTTCTGATGTTCGACTTCTGAATGACCAGGTTGATGGAGAAGTTTATCAGGTGGTTTCACAAACATCTCCGCCGGATGGATGTTGCTTGACAGGTACAATTTTTACAGCAAACAATTATATAGCCGGAACTCCAGGCACACCAAACTTTACTACTTACGCAAATGCCAATCAAATATGGACTCCAACAAATAATCCGTTTGGCGGAACATCAACGAATCCGGTTACCATTGTAATGATAAAGAATACACTCACTATTCCGGCCGGAAAAACTATTACAATCAAGAATATGATTTTCAAATTTGCTCCGCGTGTATATTCTCCAAATAATGTTCCAGGTGGAGAAGTAATTATTTTAGGCAGTTCACTTCCCAATATTCACGGCGGGAAATTAATACTTGATAATACAACCTTTACCTCTTATGACGGTTGTGGACTCGGAATGTGGGAAGGAGTAGAAGTAAACGGCAGAGCAAGCCTGCCTCAGGCACCTAATCTCAATTTAAGCCAGAGCCAGCAAGGTTGGCTCGTTCTTCAAAACAATGCTGTCATTTCAAATGCATACACCGGCACTCTTGCAGGAAAACGCGCAACACCTTTTCCAAATATTACTTGGGATCAGAATTTTAATGGTGGAATTATCACTGCAACAAATTCAAAATTTTTAAACAACACGATTGCTGTTCAGTTTCGTCCATACACCGATCCGTCAAACGTGCTTCACAATTACAGTTATTTCACACGCTGCGATTTTCTCACTACGATAAATCCTCTTAACGATCCGCATAGTGCAACAAGATTCGTAATTTTTGTTCAGATGATGCAGACAGCAGGAATTGTTTTCAGTGGAAATAATTTCAATAACAGTAGCGCGTTGCCGAGCAATAGTGTGTTGGATATGCCTTCGAATGGTTATGGTATTTATGGTTTCGATGCAAATTTTCAAGTGCTTCCTGCCTGTGCAAATCCTCAACTTTGTACGCAATTCATTCCTAATACATTTCAGAATCTTGGTTATGGTGTTCTTTCATGGAGTTCAAATCCACTTAATTCTGTAAAGATTGACGGATCACAATTTTTAAATAATTACAGGGGCGTGCTTATAAATTTTGTCGACTACTCTACGATCACGAATAATCATTTCACAATAATAAAATATCCATTTCTTGCTGGACCGGGCCCTGCTTATGGAATTTATTTAAACAACAGCACAGGATATCAAGTAGAGGCGAATGATTTTGCATATTCAACAGCGCCGATTAATACGCTTGCCGTTGGATCTTCCTACGGAGTTATTGTCAGTAATTCCTTATCTGCGAACAATCTTATTTATCGAAATATTTTCCACCACATTTATATTGGATGCCAAACTCAGCGTGTGAATTGTCAGGTAGTTCCCAATCCTATGAATGGTGATCCTTACAATCCCCAGGGGTTGCAATTCATTTGCAACTCATTCGATGCAAATTCAAATGACAATTTTAATATTGTTCAGCCAAATGGTTGTGAGGATTTTTTCCAGGGAAGTAAAACCAGAACCGCAGACAACTGTTTCGCCGATGATAATGTTCATTATGATTATTGGGTGAATTTTTCATCAACGATTGACCCTTTCACCAATCTCACGCATCTTCAAACGCCAATATTATATTCTTATTCCACCGTTGGTGCATGCTCCACCACGATCCCAACGACTATTACTCCTGCGTCAATCACACTTCAGGATGCTTCGCTCACGAGCAATTTTAATTGTACTTCAATGATTGGCTGCAATCCATCATGCCAGAGAACTTCAATTGCTGCCACTACAAATGAAATTGCAAACCTGACTTCTTTGATTGACGGTGGGATAACTTCCACTTTGTTTGCAGATATCAATGGAAATATGCCAGCGGGACAATTGAAAAATGTTCTCATGCAATCTTCTCCATATTTATCCGACCAGGTTTTGATTGCTTACATCAACAAACATAATGTTCCACTAGGCAACCTGAAAGATATTTTACTTGCGAATTCACCTCTGCGACCAGCCGTGATTTCTGCGTTCAATGGAATGTCTTCAACACTACCAAATGGAATTAGAAATAATATTCTTTTCGCACAGCAAGGCCTTTCTCCACTGGATGGATTGTACGGACAAATAGCAGAAGCAACGGCCAATCGCGATTTTGCAATCGATGGATTAATTCGTGATTTTCTTTTCGATACAACAATTGTTGGCGGATTAGACAGCGTTCAATTTGTTTTGAAGGCATATTTGATAACAAATGGAGACAGGTGTAAAATTGCAGCCGCTCAAGTGGCAGCCAAAGAATTTGCTGCAGCAACAGCTACACTCGATTCAATTGCTATTGCGAACAACAATACACTCGACAATTCCTGCCAACTGCTACAAATTCTTATTCGGTTAGAGCAATCTGCAGATGGCTGCTTCTCCCTGAAAACCGATCCGGCTTTCGCAGGAGATTCAGCAACCCTAAGTCAGATTGCGGCAGATACGATGGCGGATGGATGCGTAGGTGCACAGGCGCTGATGAAAGCAATATTCAACCTTTCATTTCAAGAAGTTGTTGATCTCGTTCCAAATTCTTCGAGTGCCCGTTTGGCAAGTCCGGATCAGGAAACAACTGAGATGGAGCAAGGGAAAATTTATCCCAATCCAAATAATGGGACTATGATTTTCAGTTATGAAATTCCAGAGAATTCGAAGGGAATTCTTGTTTTCTATGACATCAGTGGAAAACAAGTCGACAAATTTATTTTGCGGGAAGGACAAAGCACAGCACAGATCAGTGACGAGAATTTGCAAGCAGGAATTTATTTCTATCGTTTCATCGTTGACGATGAACAAATAAATTCCGGGAAGTTTGTGATCGTGAAATAG